Within the Glycine max cultivar Williams 82 chromosome 12, Glycine_max_v4.0, whole genome shotgun sequence genome, the region tttcattgcatttttagttttaattattacattttttcatAATGAGTATCCACTATTAATCTTatactaaaaatacatttacgaagtttaaaataaagttaaaaaaaaagatcactTAAAGTATACATTATACTAgcttattagttaaaataaatcgtttgatataaaattattcaaaaattatattttattttaaaaaataataagaaaatttaataaatatttcaaggataaaaaaataataaaatataaaaagttaaaaactaaaacataacatttttaaaaatattacttcaagCAATGTTTCagaaaatgttagaaattactaaaaaaacttatttaccaaatcataaaataaatttttcatcaaaaaaagagttaaaaaccAGTTATaacctaaatataaaaatattcaatatgattttttataataaaaaacatttaaaagaataaattaaatatttcttatacaAATAGAAATTTGGTGCTTttccatgttttttttaaagacgtCTTAATAATTGATACGGGCTAGGTAactattttttctcttcctaatTAATACGCAcacatgtatatttttaaaGGATACTTCCTCTTtcgattataaaaaaaaatattttatatttattaagaaaattagtgaattttattaaattgtgtcatttttaattaaaaataagtatttttttctaaattattctttattaaaattttatatcaaatataaaaaaaagttattaaccttattaaataaatattattttagagataatattattaaataagacataagaaattgatatttatttatatttgaaatatatatatatatataaagaagaaagaatgtcattatatttgttgGTGTTAGGTgttaacaatatttaaaaaaacgtaacattattcaaaaaaaaaagagatagacaacaattgaatatattatttcttcaataaaaaaaaatcccctaaaaaaataattaacctaGTATTAAAATTgtatacatattaaaaaattaaaacaaaaaaataggttAGTAGGGCTGAACCCCTCTTTCCCTCCCTAATCATCAAAACGCATCATCTCTTGTTGCATGACAAACTCATTTTAATTTGTTAGCAAACTAAAGTACTATTGAGAAACTATAACCCCAGTGAGTGGTGATTGTGTTGTAGTCACATTCTGTTAGGAAAAGGCAGAGGAAGGAGAGATAGGGAAAGAGTCTGGACTTTGAGGGCCAGTACCTAGCACAAACTtggataagatattttttatatctgcCTTATTACATGAGTAGATTTTATATAATAGTGATTCCTATAACAGAATTTGTATTTTTGTGACAACAAGGATCTtaacagaaaatgaaatcaatgATAAATGGTAAATAAGATTAACACTATAGCACTACAACACTCCTTCTCAgcactttttccttctttttatcACTTCCAGCCCcatcaaaaacaccttgtccACAAGGTGTTGGATCTTCAAACCATGTAACTCAATTAATTCCCATAAAACCTGTTTTAAGTCGATAATCCAAAAACTTTATccacaagaacaaaaaaaaatatttataatgacAGAAGATCTTGAGATCTTACCAAGACAgatttacatttaaaataaaaaaaacgccTAGAGAGGCATAACTTAATAATTGAGGAGGAAACCATCATCCGTTTTATAAGCACAATAAATTATTCCCCCTTGGTCTTGTTACAATTGTTATGtagtagaaaaaaattatttgaaaataattattattttaattttttaatgtaatattaattatttttttacttatatttcttataattaatattaataatagataacgaaatttatgaataaattaataataatataaaattaattttataaaattactattctcttttattcatttattattttttctttatctgtatAAAATAACTTAGgaggataattattttaaaacaaagggaaaaaataagacataaatgattatttttaattcataatatcaCACATTCAATACCTTACTGTGTATATTTTACTTCCAACGTGCAAAGTAACTCAATTAATTCCCATGAAACTTGTTTTAAGTAGATACATTAAAAAACTTCATCCACGAGaacaaaaaaaagcatttataaCGACAGAAAATCTTGAGATATTACCAAAGACAGGTTTATGCTTGGAATGAAAAAAACACTTAGAGAAACATAACTTATTAATTGAGGAGGAAACCATCATCGTTTTTATAAGCACAATAAATTATTCCCCCTTCGTCTTGTTAAATTGTtatgtaatagaaaaaaattatttgaaaataattatcattttaattttttaatgtaatattaattatttttttacttatatttttaaatctagCTTAAATAGTTGTTTAGTCCTTACAATAGTTGTTTGCATTTTGGTCCTCATAATTATTTGGTTTTGatagtttctattttttattttggtctgtgtaattttttctttagatttttcaaaaaaatataacaagagggtccaaaataacaaaaaaattaatagggaTGAAAACCCAAAAAAAGGACATAAACCAAAACTCTCCTATattatagaaatttaaaaacatatttaaacttaaatttattatatttctcattattatatatattaattatttttattaaatatatatatatatatatatatatatatatatatatatatatatatatatatatatatatatatatatatatatatatatatataaacaagttTCTACTGTGTATTTGAACCATATACATAATAATGAAAACTTATCAAGATACAtaatgaaaatttgtttttatttgttgtagATTGTGTCAAATGTGAGAAGTATTTTTGTCAATGTTATTAGAATTGGATTAGTCATAAATTTAATCAAGGTACTCTGGTTGGGTCCTGCCCACTTTgttctgtgtttttttttctacgtTGATCAttggaacaaaaaaaataaaattgttgtaCGTTTAAGGCAGCGCAACGTTTGTACGTGCATACCATGCTGCTGTTGCACTTCTCATATACACGAAGTGACACAGAGAATAGGAGACACAGCGAAGCTTCCTTCAGAGTATTGAGACAGCAAATACTGTAATGTATGCATTTTCTTCCTTAAATTATTCGATAAGTTTATACAGTCTGATTAGACTTTTAAACGAGTTCTTACGGTTTGAAGATTTTTACTGATACTctgaaagtttttaaaataatactcaCTTATTAACAACAGTTAATGCATTGTTAACTTTTGTTGAATTACATgagacattaaaaaattaattaaattattaaaaaaatatttgataatatataatatcttGAAGTGGGATTCtacattttatctaaaattttaaatgaacatcTATAATTTGACAAAAATGTCTCcactattaataaataaatgtttattaattttctcaaatataaacatataaacCCTcagctaaaatattttaaagtcaaaattatttataaattcaataaaaacatataaaatatttaatttatgcatgTGCTAATGCTATATCAACGATTCATAGGGATTGCTACTCTTGATctatctttccttttttttttggttacatCAATCcatttttatatcataattttaagtattttattatcGTGATAATAATGTTACTATAAGTTATCGTCTTTCTTCTAAGTCACGAGATTTCTCTTATATTAAGTATTTTACTAATGTTGTTTTAATATTTCTCaaatactattatttatattaattttaatccaCCATTATGTGGTGACTATAAATACAAATTCTTAAACAAGTGTACTTTTAGGAGCTGTTATTTTCATCGTTAAGTGAtgagactatttttttaattaagtatctcatttatttttaattattttttttttatttcaaatattggtacttaaatttaataaaactcaatttaaattttaattaaattttaaatcataacaaactgtattaaaataaacagaatcatttttaagattattgtaatattagtcaatcttaatttaaattttatatttttaattttgaatattcaCACTCCATGTCAAATAAGTAAAGATGATACTTATAGGTTTAGTTTAGTTAATTGAGCAAACTCTTTATATctgtttattgtttttctcaACATATGTTTTTCCATTCAAAGATCAAATCCATTGTGATCATCATGTTGGTAATTtcattattgtttaataataataataatcttttttactttagtgctttttaattttttttaaaaattaaaaaatgtttatgccGTGCAACCAAGAAAATGTAGCTATTATAAATAGGAAGCGTCACTGTTGAATAAAaagattattatatatttttttctcttttttaataaGCTTCTCGTcactttttctttatcatttttttaatttgattttagttctttaaaaaattatttgttaagttcatgagtatttatttaaatttaattttaaattttcacacattatattaaaaagtaaacaCAACCAAGAAATTTAACTTAATTGTTTGATGGATAAGTTATTCGAAATTTTCGAcggatataaaatatataaataaacctAAAGATTATACATCAACCTGAAATATAAGTTATGATTCTTTCCAGGAGAACAACtccttttataaataatttttggctTCAACGTTTAAGAATGATGTGAGACTTTATTATTTGAGATATTGTATATATTGTTTAAGTATTCAATGAACCCCACAATTTTGTTGTTATAAAAAATGTCTGGAtggatttagaaaaatatattatttataaataatattaatcttaatttttgaaagatacaagattttatgattattaaaataatttgacagATTTATGTTAAAGTCAAGGAGTGCACtctcattttctaaaaattataaataaaagtataaaagttCTTTTAaccagaaaaatataaataaaatcttataattattattttatttaatttatatttatatattaaaatttattgattttaatttttataatttgctctcacatattattattaggaaatatagatgattatttttattactattactattatttttgaaCTTACGAAGGAATAATAGATTAGTTTTACGTCCATCAGATAATTatccaaaaaaatcatgaatgggATATAGGATAAGAATAAGAAAGAACATCACAATTTCCATTAGGGTTATCCTTGCAAATTGCAGAGtgtgaacaaaaaaaaagaagaaagaactgACAGCTAAtgagaggagagagaaagaaggtgaaaaatgaaaatatccgTGTAGCGTGTGAAGGGATGAGCCACGTCATCaaggaaattgattttaaaggGTCTTGTTCTTCCATCTTCAGCGACCAACACCTGTGCAGCAATTCTCTGTCACCAAATttgatctttctttctttctttctttggcGGGAATGACAGAAACGGGGGTTTCTGATAATTTCAAGGGCTTAATACTGGCGATGGGTTCTAGTGCATTCATCGGTTCCAGTTTCATCTTGAAGAAGAAGGGTCTTAAGCGTGCTGCTGCACGCGGTACTCGTGCAGGTCGTTTCTATTCATTGTCAATCACACAAATTCCcaattaatacttttattttgtgACCAAGCAATTGCATTGTATAGTCTTTGGTATTTTAGATCAGATCCATGAGATGCTATGGTAGCTTCTGATCCCgtttttgataattttgatttttgaatttttcaggAGTTGGTGGCTATACTTATCTACTAGAGCCGCTTTGGTGGGCTGGCATGGTGACAAGTAAGTGTGGCACCTTGATTTCTtctcgctctctctctctctctctctttatccAAGGTTgttgatttgaattttgaaatgaaaCTATTTTGGATCTTGAACTATTTGCTTACAGTGATTATTGGGGAGATTGCAAACTTTGTTGCTTATATCTATGCTCCGGCAGTTCTGGTTACTCCCCTTGGTGCACTTAGTATTATTGTCAGGTACTCTagctttaattaaaattttgattgttttgatgaattttgtgtttgtgtggATTGTAGAACTAACATATCCGGTATGTGTTGCTAGTGCTGTTTTGTCTCACTTCTTGTTGAAGGAACGGCTTCCGAAGATGGGGGTATTGGGGTGTGTATCCTGCATTGTGGGATCAATTGTTATTGTCATCCATGCACCACAAGAGCAAACTCCGAGTTCTGTCCAAGAAATATGGGATCTGGCCACTCAACCAGGTTGGATTTTAACCTGTTTTAATTTACCCTTGAAGTTAATTCCTATATTCCGGTCTATTACCTGATGTTTTCATCCcccccttttgtttttcaacagCATTTCTGTTTTATGTGATGGCAACAGTTTCGGTAGTTTTGGCCTTGATCGTACACTTTGAACCTCGCTATGGACAGACTAATATGCTGGTCTACTTGGGAATTTGTTCATTAGTTGGCTCACTTACGGTAATTATGTTATGTCTATCTGTGATGAAGTTTCATATTGATATTGCAACACTTGAACTAACTGTGTATACTTGCTACTTTGTAcatgaaattttcaaaatttcaggtTGTGAGCATAAAGGCCATTGGAATTGCAATAAAGCTTACACTTGATGGAATAAGTCAAATAGCTTATCCTCAGACTTGGTTTTTTCTTACCGTGGCCACAATCTGTGTCATTACGCAGTTGAATTACCTTAATAGGGTGAGTGAGTGGTGAAACTTTGCTAGTTTGGCCTGCATTTGATGCATGATTAATGGTTTCTTATTCTAGTGCAGTTCCATGGGGCTGGGGCAAAGCCTCTTGGCTTTTGTTATTATAGTTGTTTTTTAAGAGGAAAATCAATCAAAAGGTTGGTCTTCTGGTTTTGGTAACTAGAGCAGTAGAGCCGAGCCTTTTTGAATTAGATTAAACTAGAATCAATATAGAACTCATACTCTCTATAAGGTGATGGTTTGCAAGTGACAAGTCCTTCATGCACAACTACAAACACCTAGTCATGTAGATAACAAAACAAGGCCCTGCATGAATTCTCACATTGAAATATGTATgaactggaaaaaaaattgaattttgaacttgATACAGATCTTGAATCATGACCCATTGAAAGTTATACATAGAAGTATAAAACACAATATTGTGAATAGCCCTGTCCTCTGGATGTAATTGTACTTAGTCTTGGGAGGTTTTCTTTCCACATCCTTGatccaaacattttttttatactgacTTGCAAATAGAATTTCAGTAATGTTTTCTCAACTGATACGTTTCTTGGGGTTCTCACTGATATCAACTTCTCTTATCATCCATCTATTATATAACTCCCTTTTGCTTTTGACAAATCTTGAGCTTATTTTACTATTCAAATATTTCAGGCTCTGGATACATTCAATGCCACAATTGTTTCTCCTGTATATTATGTAATGTTCACAACTCTTACTATTATTGCCAGTGCAATAATGTTTAAGGTATGATAATAGATTCAtatttctttgattcatttggtgatatctcaaacttttctttttgctgAAAATAGGATATGACAAGCTTGACTATTTACTTTCAGGATTGGTCCGGTCAGGATGTCAGCAGCATAGCCTCTGAGATATGTGGATTCATCACTGTTCTTACAGGAACAATCATATTGCACATGACTAGAGAACAGGAAGAATCTAATATGCAAAGTACAGAATAACATGTTACTTTCAATCTGATTCATGCCAGTTTCCATTTGTTTGCTCATGCATTTATAGACTCTTACAACTCGTAGGGTATAGCTATTAAACCTGATGAAGTGATGGTATCTTCTCTATTTGATGCAGAGACCTCAACATGGTTTATAGGTGAGGATTTGATGAAGGGTGTTGAGAATGAACACCTGATCCGTATACATGATTCAGATTACCTCGAACGTTGAATTTTCCTTGGAGGTTAGGTTGATGTTCGAGAACATTTTCCATCTGTGCTGATACAATGGCGTGAGCCTGCCCATGGTCACATGATGTTTTGCAGTGTGGATTGCTTGTCCTTGAGCTTAATGAATTCAAGCATCCATGGTGCTATAGCTTTCTAACCATTTCTCCGCATGCTATTTGCATGCAGCTGTTGACTGGAGCCATCTCAGATTTCAAACGGAAATGAGATTGCTGTCTCATTACAACAAATGGAATTTTTGGAGCGATCTTATGCCCTGTTCTATTGTCCATCTTAGCCAGTGTAACTTTtcttaacacacacacacacgtatcTTTTGGTAGGAAGTGAGCAATTGTTTATACAGTTCCGTCTGTATTTCTCATTTAATTAACTATTAgatttatagtttattttcttgaaatagGTAAATGATAGATCCGTTGACTTCCGCGGAAAATGTTGAGGATATTTATTCTCCGATCTTCTGCAGTAAAAAGTGaattattatctatttttttatcctcCAGACCTGAGGATATTAGCAAGCAAAGATGACTTGATACAGTTATTCGCATCAAAGAACCTGCTAGTGGAGTAGTGGTAGCGAGTTTAGCGTACTTTTGCATGGCATCTATCTTTGTTCTATCCTCATTCATTCCTCACTTATTTATAATACAATTCGTTAAATTGTTGCTTCGATTCGAAGCGAACTACGTGTTAATCTTTTATGATCAACTTATagcttttctttactttttttaaaccGGAATTAGAACATCCATTAGATATACCGTTTCGGTGAATGTGGGAGAGAGACGTTATCTATCATCTGTTTCATCTGCATAGATTCCTTTTCTTCAAGAAAATTTAGTGACATTAATGGTGTGGTATATGAGATTAAGAGACAAGGTAGGAACATATTATGGGCTACAtgatcatttttatcttttattttattctttgtgCTAAGTTagatcttttatcttttattgtcatttatcttatttaaaataatctttcaTCATTTAAAAAAGTTCAATTTTGTATCTTATCTAATTTAATaggtttgaaatattttttaactatttaaatatattaaaaataattatttattcaagtgttattcaaaaaataaagtttgatatatttaaatagtccgaagaattattttaaatttattaaattaaataaggtATCAAATTAAGctctttaaaagataaatgattattttaaatattttaaataagataaaggattaaaggaaatttaaaaaaaaaataaaaaatcattctgaataaaataaaggataaaaaaatgatcatttagtcTATTCTATAATGCATTCTCATTAACAcactattatttaattgttaatgaGTTCTACGGTTCTACTCGTAATAATTTTCaactaataataatgaaaaacaaattaaaaaatattactagcattctctttaaaattaataacctattgttatttttttctgaatatttCTTTAAACCAACCAAAAGTTGACCATATAtgtggaaaaataaaattattcataaatcaaatttagatttatttattaagaaaaataagtcaagttaccttcttttattttaattattcttattgtatttcttgatttttgttatgacttttatgttttaaaagttaGGTTTTGGATTCTTACAACTTTAAAATTGCCAAGAAATTATTCCTATTGCCACacttcaattttgatttaaacTCCTACATCAAGACATCAACATCTTTTGtctcagaatttaaaattggttatttttcattaaaaggaaataatttttattaattaacaaaacaagAGGTAATTGGCACCGTTAAGAAACATTATGGTCTGATGTCATATATATAAGTGTCCACCGCGTGGCTGTGGTTTGCTGAAGAAAAACGCAAGCTGCTTGTTTGATAGggaagagaagaaagagagaaaacaaagggCGGTGGTGAGTGCTTCTGCTTCATCATCATCAGAGAATGGCGGCTACTGTGTCTTCTGCTTGGTCAAAGCCCGGCGCGTGGGCCCTAGATTCCGAGGAACACGAAGCCGAGCTCCTTCAAcagaacaacaacaaccccaACGACAAGCCACTCGCCGACTTCCCCTCCCttgccgccgccgccgccaccaAGCCCAAGAAGAAGAAGGCCCAGACCTACTCCCTCGCCGAATTCACCGCCAAGCCCGACTCCGCCTTCGCCGACCAAGATCCCGTCGTCCTCCCCACCGGCCCCCGCCAGCGCACCGCCGAGGAGCTCGACCGCACCCGTCTCGGTGGCGGCTTCCGCAACTATGGCGACCGCCCCAACAGGAATAACTCCTCCGGCGGCGACGAGTCTTCCAATTCCCGCTGGGGTTCATCTAGGGTTTCTGACGAGCCCAGGAGAAACGGTTTTGGGGCTAGGGATTCCAATCGCGAGCTTCCCCCTTCGCGCGCTGACGAAACTGATAATTGGGCCGCCGCGAAGAAACCCTCCGGGGGGTTTGAAAGGAGGGAGAGGGACAAAGGAGGGTTTTTCGATTCGCAGTCGCGCGCTGATGAATCTGACAGCTGGGTTTCGAATAAGAGTTTCGTGCCTTCTGAAGGGCGGAGATTCGGTTCCAACGGCGGCGGGTTCGAGCGAGAGAGGAGGGTTGTTGGGTTCGGCTCCAGCGGCGGCGCGGATTCCGACAATTGGAACACAAAGAAGGGCGAGTCCAACGTTGGTAGCGAGAGTGTTGGTGGGAGGCCGAAGCTTGTGTTGCAACCTCGGACAGTGTCCGTGAGCGATGAAGGGGTTGATGGCAATAATGCGGGGAAGCCTAAAGGTGTTAATCCGTTCGGAGAGGCGAGGCCGAGGGAGCAGGTTTTGGCGGAGAAAGGGCAGGattggaagaagattgatgagCAGCTTGAGAGCGTCAAGATTAAGGAGGCAAGTGGTGGTGATGGGTTTGGAAAGAGGGGTTTTGGCTCTTCCAACGGTGGTGGAGGACGTGCTACTTTGCCTGAAAGTCGCACTGAGAGGAGTTGGAGGAAGCCCCAATTTGATGATGATCGTCCTAAAAGGTTTGTCATTGATACCAATACCAACCCAACACGGTAGTAGTAGTGGTAGTTCCCTCTATTTCTTCTTGAttacttgtttttgtgtttgagaTTGTGTTGTgcatcttttataataattaggaACTTAAAAAGATTGATTCAGTGTCTCCTCTTAGCTGATACCAGAATGGGAAAGTAAATGAACTAAGGGCTCAGAACTGTTATCAGGGATGTTAATTTGCTCTTTCTAACCAGTTCCCATATGTTGTTTCTGTGTGCGCAATGTGGTACTTTATCTAATGCGGATGAGATGCTAGTTATAACCTTCACCTGTCCGATGTTATGTACCTTTTGTCAGTAGTATTTTCAACTAATTTAGAGTACTGATTTTtggatattattttaaacaGTTTCTTAATGACACTTTTGGTTACTGacctttctttattctttatgcCAAAATGGTTTTTAAGCATATAGTGGTGCTGTCTGTCTCTCCTGGATGAGTGGATGAGaagaatgttattattattaggctGAGTCATTTAGCTAGCCTAAGACTTGATTGATTGTTGGAAGATCTTCTGATGGACTCAGTACACATTTCCATATTTATCACTTAAGCCTTggtatatagtaaaaaaataacaacaacaataaaaatgataaatgtgtTGGTGGTGGACCCCATCATTAATTAAGCAAGCTTGAAATGTCATCATTTGAATGGAACGGAGCATAATCCTACCTGGTGCTTAGAACTTGCCATAATTTCTGTTTTCTCATATGGAGTATGTTTGcgacttgtattttttttcccatttgtAATGCTGTTGAGCCTGTTTGCTGTTAAATGCAGTGCTGAGAAAGTGGAAGATGAACCTGATCAAAAAAAGGAAGTGGAAGATGAACACgttgaaaaaaattgaagagcTATTAATTTCTTTTGGTCCCTGCAGATTGATCGATAAGAGAGTTGGAAACGAACACTGAACctctaaaacttattttttgtttcccaTTGAAGTTTTGTCCGTCTTTATCTTTTCATGTTTTATTGTGAGAGATTAATACTGAAAGAGTTAAGAGACATTTTTTGTAGCAGTGTTGGTAGCTTAGTAAGTCGTTATTATGAATATGTTTGTTGCTAAATGTTACCGTAATTTCCTCCCCACATCATTCATAATCTATATAAGTAAGCTTGGTGATGAATTTTggaatttgtttattttgtctttccttttatcaaAGGATGTTCATGTTCATGAgttttcaccaaaaaaagaagaaaagaggatGTTCATGTTCAACTCAATGATATATGTAATCGCCATGGATAACTCGGATATTCAGAATCCCTCTCGATGTAGAGAGTTGCAGAGAATAACAAAGGCTTCCTCTACCCGGTAAATCTGACATCGTAAACGACTTGGTTTTCTTTCTCCTCCaagttaaattttttcaaaatggttATTGATTAGAGATCAATATGCAGCTAGTAGAGTGGCCTATATTACGTTAAGCATCCTTGTATTAATTGTTGCAGACGGCACAGCCTCCTGTCTGCACGTTGAAAGAATTTGAGAAGATAAGCAAGCCTTTCAAAATATGCTTTAGATTGTTATTGAACACCACAAATTCCAATTTATTTTAAGCATCAGCTGCAACTTTCTTTTAACCTTTTTAGCTGCGGGTATGCAGCTTGACCTGGCTTCATCCTTAAGCTTTGGTCTATTCCTacactgttaaaaaaaaactcagttatgttatatacatataaaacatCAATGTGTTTTTATTAGCAGGGTGTAGTAAAATAGCGGATTAAACAAGTTATTACTTGTTTGTGGCTTAAAGTAGTGGACGCAGCAATCATCGACTAAACTTTCTGAATTTATTCTTCATTTGTAtccaattgaaaagaaaatgattcaATTGGAGGTCATCTTAAAGGAGCTCTTAAAACACTAGCTTTAAAGTAAGAGAACTCTGATCAAATGTTAGTAATACCCATACAATTCGGTCAACGGGAAGAACTGGGGTCAAAGGTTACACGTGACGCGCACGTGGTGGCCAGGCTCAGAGATGCCGGTGCCATCCCTATACCCAATGGCTGGACTTGCAAGGGTTAGTAACTCACCCATCACTACtattcaataactttttattttataagatatttCTTCTCTACCAAAGACTAAGAGAGTgtaattatatgaaaattaagtaaaaatttgaaaaatatgcgCAAGGCTTAAATTTGATTTGGGCAGGATAACTAGTTCTTCCACATTCAACACATAAAGATGGCTTTCAACTTATTCGGAAAAATTGGTCAAGATTAGTGATTAAGCTAATTGAATTATACAGATACCATGATTCGCGTATAGTATGGAAGAGGTAGTAGAGTTTCCAacttatttatgttttagtgagtcactttttgttaatttatctgTATATCTTATCTTACAATTAAGAATCCTTATGTGGAGTCGGGAAGTCCATGTGGATCTAGCTCTGGATCCTCCATTGCAGTGGCAACTAACATGGTTACCATTTCTTTGGGAACTGAAACGGATGGCTCCATTATTTGCCCAGCTCACCACAACTCAGTAGTGGGACTCAAACCCACTGTTGGGCTCACTAGCAGGGCAGGTGTGATACCTGTTTCACCTCGTCAAGATACAATTG harbors:
- the LOC100817349 gene encoding protein ENOR3-like isoform 2 (isoform 2 is encoded by transcript variant 2) yields the protein MTETGVSDNFKGLILAMGSSAFIGSSFILKKKGLKRAAARGTRAGVGGYTYLLEPLWWAGMVTMIIGEIANFVAYIYAPAVLVTPLGALSIIVSAVLSHFLLKERLPKMGVLGCVSCIVGSIVIVIHAPQEQTPSSVQEIWDLATQPVSVVLALIVHFEPRYGQTNMLVYLGICSLVGSLTVVSIKAIGIAIKLTLDGISQIAYPQTWFFLTVATICVITQLNYLNRALDTFNATIVSPVYYVMFTTLTIIASAIMFKDWSGQDVSSIASEICGFITVLTGTIILHMTREQEESNMQKTSTWFIGEDLMKGVENEHLIRIHDSDYLER
- the LOC100820014 gene encoding eukaryotic translation initiation factor 4B3, producing MAATVSSAWSKPGAWALDSEEHEAELLQQNNNNPNDKPLADFPSLAAAAATKPKKKKAQTYSLAEFTAKPDSAFADQDPVVLPTGPRQRTAEELDRTRLGGGFRNYGDRPNRNNSSGGDESSNSRWGSSRVSDEPRRNGFGARDSNRELPPSRADETDNWAAAKKPSGGFERRERDKGGFFDSQSRADESDSWVSNKSFVPSEGRRFGSNGGGFERERRVVGFGSSGGADSDNWNTKKGESNVGSESVGGRPKLVLQPRTVSVSDEGVDGNNAGKPKGVNPFGEARPREQVLAEKGQDWKKIDEQLESVKIKEASGGDGFGKRGFGSSNGGGGRATLPESRTERSWRKPQFDDDRPKSAEKVEDEPDQKKEVEDEHVEKN
- the LOC100817349 gene encoding protein ENOR3-like isoform 1 (isoform 1 is encoded by transcript variant 1); amino-acid sequence: MTETGVSDNFKGLILAMGSSAFIGSSFILKKKGLKRAAARGTRAGVGGYTYLLEPLWWAGMVTMIIGEIANFVAYIYAPAVLVTPLGALSIIVSAVLSHFLLKERLPKMGVLGCVSCIVGSIVIVIHAPQEQTPSSVQEIWDLATQPAFLFYVMATVSVVLALIVHFEPRYGQTNMLVYLGICSLVGSLTVVSIKAIGIAIKLTLDGISQIAYPQTWFFLTVATICVITQLNYLNRALDTFNATIVSPVYYVMFTTLTIIASAIMFKDWSGQDVSSIASEICGFITVLTGTIILHMTREQEESNMQKTSTWFIGEDLMKGVENEHLIRIHDSDYLER